CCTTCCTTCAACCCATCCCGTCCGAAACTCGAATCAAATTTTTTCACGCCGAAGTCGCTTTTTCGGTCAATCCTGTTCCATTCATCAGACGTTTCGTGTGTGCGTTCGCGCGCCGGCTTCTGGCTGCGAGAGTCAAAAAAATTCTCCAATGCCGTCCTGGGTTTTTTGTCCGGGCCGCCCTGGCCCCCGACGCCGAAAACCTCATCCGCCGTCTGCCCACGGTCGGTGTCCCCCGGTCGGGCATAAATCCAGTTTTTTTTGCGGTCGAGCGCTTCCAGCAACCGCGTATTACGGGGAAAATTCGGAAGAGCAACGGACGACGGCGTGACCAGCGGTTCCACGGCGCCGCTGATGGAGTTGCCGCGATCCAGAAACTCAAACGGTTTCGACGAGAGTTCGTCTCTGGGGCGGGTCATCGGGGATTCCACCGCCTGACCAGAAGAGGAGAAATGGATCTGTTCCCGGACCGGCGGCGGATCGGCCGCGTGTGTCCCCGTCGGCGCGAGCGAAGTCGCAGCAACGGCACCCGCCACGGCGGTTCTCTGGCCAATCTGGATAATTCTCGCGAAGTTCATCTGCAACGTGTTATTTAACCACGATCCGGACATTCGTCAAAACAAAGTGTGGCACATTTTGTACGAGACCCGAGGTGGCGCAGGAACCGACACTTGGACGTATCGCCCCGTTCAATCTGCGGCCATAGTTTCCGGCCAGCCTCGACACCGGTCGTTTGCTCTGGAGCTAAAGTCTCCCAAGAGCTTTGTGCAGGGCGTATTGCGCCTTGTTGAATTCTGCAACGGCCTTGAAATAATCCAACCTGGCACGGGTCAGGTCCTGCTCGGCCTGGAGGTTTTCAAGTACAACACCCACCGCGAACTCTTTTCGAGTCTGCGCCAGACGCAACCCTTCTTCGGCGGCGGTGAGCGCCTGTCTTGCCGTTTCAATCTGATCGGATGATGACTGCAGTCTCGTGAATGCTTCCACCACTTGCCGTCCGATTTCGTCGCGGATCTTTTGCCCGGTCAATGTCGTTCCCTGCAATCGCGCCTCGGCGGCCCGCTTGCGGCTGAAATCAAACAAGCCGCCCGGTCCAATCCGCCACCCGAGCCCGATCGAGTAGTCTTCCTGGTCACCGAAATTGCCGGTATCGTTGTTCCTGCCGCCCCCCAATCCCCCGACGGACGCCTGCCCGCCAATTGAAGGAACGAGCGGACCGTATACGGCGCCGTTCTTCGCGTCGCGCGCTGCCGCCACCAGTGCCTGGCTCTGTTTCAATTCCGGTCGGGCGGCAAATGATTCGCGCACCAAATCATCGAGCGGCGCATTGGTGTTCACCAGCGTCAGCGGGGCCAGATCAGAGTCGTTGGCGGTCAGCTCCACCGCCGGCCGGAGATGAAGCGTCTGTGCCAGGCGGGCGCCCGCGATCCTCTGTTGTTCCACTGCCTGCCGAAGCGCGAGCCGGTTGCGTTGTGTTTGCACCCGGACGCGAAGATGATCTCCCTTGAACGCGAGGCCGATTTCGACGGCGTGGCCGACCTGTGTCTCGTAATCGAGCGAAATCGCGGTGGATTCCTTTGCGACGTTCACCGCTGCCTGGGCGAATGCGAGTTCAAAATAGCCCTGCGCAGCGGCCAGCACGGCGTCCTGTCGCTGCGCGTCGAGCGCATGGCTCGCGGCTTCAACCAGTTGTTTCGACGCCAGCGACTTGTAAATAGCGTCCCCCAGATCCATTTGCGCAGTGAGCGCGCCGCCGACCGTGTAGGATTGTTTGTCGGCGTCGAAAATTGGTCCGTCCACGGCTTGTATTCGGTTCTCGTGTCGTCGGTAAGCGGCTCCCGGCGACAGCCAGGGAAAGAATTGGGCAGTCGCGCTGTCGTGGTTTGCCCGCGCTTCGGCCAGCCGTTCGCGCGCAATCTGCACGTCAAGGTTTTGCGCGCCCGCCAGCCGGAGGGTGGTGGGAAGGTCAATGGGAAACGCTTCACTTGCATTCGTGGATTCGTTGACCGCGCCGGATTCGGGCGGTTTCTCCGCCGGAAAAGCGGGAGGCCCGGCCGTCACGC
This genomic window from Candidatus Angelobacter sp. contains:
- a CDS encoding TolC family protein; this encodes MKLSKRDSGFAIAVAFVCVTAGPPAFPAEKPPESGAVNESTNASEAFPIDLPTTLRLAGAQNLDVQIARERLAEARANHDSATAQFFPWLSPGAAYRRHENRIQAVDGPIFDADKQSYTVGGALTAQMDLGDAIYKSLASKQLVEAASHALDAQRQDAVLAAAQGYFELAFAQAAVNVAKESTAISLDYETQVGHAVEIGLAFKGDHLRVRVQTQRNRLALRQAVEQQRIAGARLAQTLHLRPAVELTANDSDLAPLTLVNTNAPLDDLVRESFAARPELKQSQALVAAARDAKNGAVYGPLVPSIGGQASVGGLGGGRNNDTGNFGDQEDYSIGLGWRIGPGGLFDFSRKRAAEARLQGTTLTGQKIRDEIGRQVVEAFTRLQSSSDQIETARQALTAAEEGLRLAQTRKEFAVGVVLENLQAEQDLTRARLDYFKAVAEFNKAQYALHKALGRL